From the genome of Glycine max cultivar Williams 82 chromosome 2, Glycine_max_v4.0, whole genome shotgun sequence, one region includes:
- the IQD5 gene encoding protein IQ-DOMAIN 31 isoform X2, with amino-acid sequence MGKGRSPGKWFKNLLLGKKSSSKSTSSKKNDIFISTPISGANDYKGVFSEKEVVSRSSHDRDVLSTRVKEAKVQDVANFGSQENLEKLQLTEATIKVQAACRSYLARRTLQKLKGVIQLQAFIRGHLVRRHAVSALYCVKGIVKFQALARGYNVRCSDIGLAVQKIRKDTHCSNSVRVVSSTQAEKLSENVFVCKLLASSPYAVPLSLNSDPGEPNMGQKWLDYWTRSHFWASLPEFKKKLESVSDEKNGTSQTVQKGQVKKITRKSPTVKADNVSNLGSNKSKQHLKKDSSHPLPSAQENPPKETEKSSFGKTHAHNASNGSEVVNEKRKSGNKKILDHAVIDVSEQGPNASSAKEKDSTVPKSKESDPEKGHGQQTKDKNDNEPHNDPIAVSKTSVKKGGNEGIQVVSENLNGGDNCISNNSQRRASLPANINEQENELYNTPVTPRLPSYMAPTESAKARLRGQGSPRFTTDLVDKNSATRRHSLSSSLNGKSGSFSPRAEKLIGVSSRGGIRSDRSLSSSRDGTEKLIQPQWRR; translated from the exons ATGGGGAAAGGAAGAAGTCCTGGGAAATGGTTCAAGAATTTACTCTTGGGGAAGAAATCGTCTTCAAAGTCTACTTCATCAAAGAagaatgacattttt ATATCCACACCAATATCTGGAGCTAATGATTATAAAGGAGTGTTTTCCGAAAAGGAGGTAGTTAGTAGGTCATCACATGATAGGGATGTTCTTTCAACTAGAGTCAAAGAAGCTAAGGTGCAAGATGTTGCTAATTTTGGATCTCAAGAGAATCTTGAGAAACTCCAGCTTACGGAAGCAACTATAAAAGTTCAGGCTGCTTGTAGAAGTTATCTG GCTCGTCGAACATTGCAAAAACTCAAAGGTGTCATACAACTGCAAGCTTTTATTCGTGGCCACTTGGTTAGAAGACACGCTGTTTCTGCATTATATTGTGTGAAGGGAATAGTTAAATTTCAAGCATTGGCTCGTGGTTACAATGTTAGATGCTCTGATATTGGGCTTGCAGTCCAGAAAATTCGTAAG GATACTCATTGCTCAAATTCTGTTCGGGTAGTTTCGTCCACACAGGCAGAGAAGTTGTCTGAAAATGTCTTTGTTTGCAAG CTTCTGGCTTCATCCCCATATGCAGTTCCTCTATCACTCAACAGTGATCCTGGAGAACCTAACATGGGTCAGAAGTGGCTTGACTATTGGACAAGGTCCCACTTTTGGGCATCTCTTCCTGAATTTAAAAAGAAACTTGAGTCAGTGTCTGATGAGAAAAATGGCACTTCTCAGACAGTTCAAAAGgggcaagttaaaaaaattactcggAAATCTCCTACTGTGAAAGCTGACAATGTCTCAAATTTAGGTTCTAACAAATCTAAACAGCATCTGAAAAAGGATTCAAGCCACCCATTGCCTTCAGCTCAggaaaacccaccaaaagaaactgAGAAAAGTAGTTTTGGAAAGACTCATGCGCATAATGCTTCAAATGGATCTGAGGttgttaatgaaaaaagaaaatccgGCAATAAAAAGATTTTGGATCATGCTGTCATTGATGTTTCAGAGCAGGGCCCAAATGCCTCTTCAGCGAAAGAGAAAGATTCGACTGTGCCAAAGTCAAAAGAGTCTGATCCTGAGAAAGGTCATGGACAGCAAACAAAAGACAAGAATGATAATGAGCCACATAATGATCCCATTGCTGTCTCAAAGACAAGTGTGAAGAAGGGTGGAAATGAAGGAATTCAAGTAGTCAGTGAGAATTTGAATGGTGGTGACAATTGTATCAGTAACAATAGCCAAAGAAGAGCTTCACTACCTGCTAACATTAATGAACAAGAGAATGAGTTATATAACACTCCTGTTACTCCAAGACTGCCCAGTTACATGGCTCCTACTGAATCTGCAAAAGCTAGGCTAAGAGGACAAGGCTCTCCAAGATTTACTACTGATTTGGTAGACAAAAACAGTGCAACCAGGCGGCATTCACTTTCATCCTCACTTAATGGCAAGTCAGGTTCATTTTCCCCGAGAgctgaaaagctgataggcgtAAGCAGTAGAGGAGGGATAAGGTCTGATAGATCTCTGTCATCTTCAAGGGATGGGACTG AGAAGTTGATCCAACCTCAGTGGAGAAGGTGA
- the IQD5 gene encoding protein IQ-DOMAIN 31 isoform X1, giving the protein MGKGRSPGKWFKNLLLGKKSSSKSTSSKKNDIFKPSIDKDLLVSSEVPVPDPTMDSLQISTPISGANDYKGVFSEKEVVSRSSHDRDVLSTRVKEAKVQDVANFGSQENLEKLQLTEATIKVQAACRSYLARRTLQKLKGVIQLQAFIRGHLVRRHAVSALYCVKGIVKFQALARGYNVRCSDIGLAVQKIRKDTHCSNSVRVVSSTQAEKLSENVFVCKLLASSPYAVPLSLNSDPGEPNMGQKWLDYWTRSHFWASLPEFKKKLESVSDEKNGTSQTVQKGQVKKITRKSPTVKADNVSNLGSNKSKQHLKKDSSHPLPSAQENPPKETEKSSFGKTHAHNASNGSEVVNEKRKSGNKKILDHAVIDVSEQGPNASSAKEKDSTVPKSKESDPEKGHGQQTKDKNDNEPHNDPIAVSKTSVKKGGNEGIQVVSENLNGGDNCISNNSQRRASLPANINEQENELYNTPVTPRLPSYMAPTESAKARLRGQGSPRFTTDLVDKNSATRRHSLSSSLNGKSGSFSPRAEKLIGVSSRGGIRSDRSLSSSRDGTEKLIQPQWRR; this is encoded by the exons ATGGGGAAAGGAAGAAGTCCTGGGAAATGGTTCAAGAATTTACTCTTGGGGAAGAAATCGTCTTCAAAGTCTACTTCATCAAAGAagaatgacattttt AAACCTTCAATTGACAAGGATTTGCTGGTGTCGTCTGAGGTACCCGTGCCTGATCCAACCATGGATTCGTTGCAGATATCCACACCAATATCTGGAGCTAATGATTATAAAGGAGTGTTTTCCGAAAAGGAGGTAGTTAGTAGGTCATCACATGATAGGGATGTTCTTTCAACTAGAGTCAAAGAAGCTAAGGTGCAAGATGTTGCTAATTTTGGATCTCAAGAGAATCTTGAGAAACTCCAGCTTACGGAAGCAACTATAAAAGTTCAGGCTGCTTGTAGAAGTTATCTG GCTCGTCGAACATTGCAAAAACTCAAAGGTGTCATACAACTGCAAGCTTTTATTCGTGGCCACTTGGTTAGAAGACACGCTGTTTCTGCATTATATTGTGTGAAGGGAATAGTTAAATTTCAAGCATTGGCTCGTGGTTACAATGTTAGATGCTCTGATATTGGGCTTGCAGTCCAGAAAATTCGTAAG GATACTCATTGCTCAAATTCTGTTCGGGTAGTTTCGTCCACACAGGCAGAGAAGTTGTCTGAAAATGTCTTTGTTTGCAAG CTTCTGGCTTCATCCCCATATGCAGTTCCTCTATCACTCAACAGTGATCCTGGAGAACCTAACATGGGTCAGAAGTGGCTTGACTATTGGACAAGGTCCCACTTTTGGGCATCTCTTCCTGAATTTAAAAAGAAACTTGAGTCAGTGTCTGATGAGAAAAATGGCACTTCTCAGACAGTTCAAAAGgggcaagttaaaaaaattactcggAAATCTCCTACTGTGAAAGCTGACAATGTCTCAAATTTAGGTTCTAACAAATCTAAACAGCATCTGAAAAAGGATTCAAGCCACCCATTGCCTTCAGCTCAggaaaacccaccaaaagaaactgAGAAAAGTAGTTTTGGAAAGACTCATGCGCATAATGCTTCAAATGGATCTGAGGttgttaatgaaaaaagaaaatccgGCAATAAAAAGATTTTGGATCATGCTGTCATTGATGTTTCAGAGCAGGGCCCAAATGCCTCTTCAGCGAAAGAGAAAGATTCGACTGTGCCAAAGTCAAAAGAGTCTGATCCTGAGAAAGGTCATGGACAGCAAACAAAAGACAAGAATGATAATGAGCCACATAATGATCCCATTGCTGTCTCAAAGACAAGTGTGAAGAAGGGTGGAAATGAAGGAATTCAAGTAGTCAGTGAGAATTTGAATGGTGGTGACAATTGTATCAGTAACAATAGCCAAAGAAGAGCTTCACTACCTGCTAACATTAATGAACAAGAGAATGAGTTATATAACACTCCTGTTACTCCAAGACTGCCCAGTTACATGGCTCCTACTGAATCTGCAAAAGCTAGGCTAAGAGGACAAGGCTCTCCAAGATTTACTACTGATTTGGTAGACAAAAACAGTGCAACCAGGCGGCATTCACTTTCATCCTCACTTAATGGCAAGTCAGGTTCATTTTCCCCGAGAgctgaaaagctgataggcgtAAGCAGTAGAGGAGGGATAAGGTCTGATAGATCTCTGTCATCTTCAAGGGATGGGACTG AGAAGTTGATCCAACCTCAGTGGAGAAGGTGA
- the LOC100808724 gene encoding probable LRR receptor-like serine/threonine-protein kinase At1g14390, with the protein MKNFLVSLYYLFPAIIAIILVLLTPIPSAQLTTSENRILLQVQKLLEYPQALQGWTNLTNFCSLPPPLSIVCFNGHVTELTVVGNSSWTLSERFSIESFFTVLTKLSNMKVLSLVSLGLWGPLPSKIDRFWSLEVMNFSSNFIYGEISPSVSSLKNLKSLVLANNLFNGSVPDLGKLASLEELNLSGNKLGPEFPSLSKNLVRVILRNNSLRCRIPPQLIHVYKLELFDISSNVIFGNIPSFIFSLPSLKYLNLASNQLSGYLSLNVSCSSSLTFVDISHNLLVGTLPSCIGSNASNRTTLYYGNCLVTRSLLSDQYPSSYCQKVESLAAVKPSIKSQKREPEMELGQIIGIVGGVVGIAGLMVLLIWCIFRKSKLEKADSNYSIGISAPNNFSIRAYSRPNINARRPPLPMRQPVLGFPPYCIFSIEEIEDATNNFDPSNLIAEGSQEQLYKGWLIDGSMVMVNRNKLKQKSLHKNSIQSLKVLPYLRHRHLVSVLGHCVITHHDHPQMISTIFIVFEHVSNVSLRDYLADRRKREMLKWPQRMAISIGIARGIQFLHTRVHPGIFGNNIKIENILLDDCLNAKVSGYSIPWPSKKGHDSKLYDQRALNQIGSINDAEKEDIYQFGVILLEVITGKLITSSSEVEELKNDLERGLAEASSPSLKGATPSLKGTSPILKGMSDSSLRDTCVHESLKTTVQITISCLSKVSSNRPSIEDILWNLQYSMQVQEPRTSGVHFFTDM; encoded by the exons atgaagaatttCTTGGTTTCTTTGTACTACTTGTTTCCTGCAATCATTGCAATTATTCTTGTGCTGCTCACTCCAATTCCAAGTGCACAGCTAACAACAAGTGAGAACAGAATCCTTCTCCAAGTTCAGAAGCTTCTTGAATATCCTCAAGCTCTTCAAGGATGGACCAACTTGACCAATTTTTGCTCTCTCCCTCCTCCCCTCAGCATTGTGTGCTTCAATGGCCATGTAACCGAGTTAACCGTCGTTGGCAATTCATCTTGGACTCTCTCAGAAAGATTCTCCATTGAGTCTTTCTTTACTGTCTTGACAAAGCTCTCAAATATGAAGGTGTTGTCATTGGTGTCACTTGGTTTGTGGGGTCCCTTGCCTTCCAAGATTGACAGGTTCTGGTCCCTTGAAGTGATGAACTTTAGCTCAAACTTCATTTATGGGGAAATTTCACCATCAGTTTCCTCTTTGAAGAATCTAAAAAGTCTTGTTTTGGCTAATAATCTTTTCAATGGGAGTGTGCCTGATCTTGGAAAACTAGCTTCTCTTGAAGAGCTCAATTTGAGTGGCAACAAATTAGGCCCTGAGTTCCCTTCATTGAGCAAGAATCTTGTGAGGGTTATCTTGAGAAACAACTCATTGAGATGTAGAATCCCTCCTCAACTCATTCATGTTTATAAACTTGAGCTGTTTGATATCTCTTCCAATGTGATATTTGGAAATATCCcatcatttattttctctcttccttcCCTAAAGTACCTAAACTTGGCTTCAAACCAATTAAGTGGCTACCTTTCTTTGAATGTGTCATGTAGTTCTTCTCTCACATTTGTTGATATCTCACACAACCTCTTGGTGGGAACATTGCCATCTTGTATCGGTTCAAATGCTTCAAACCGAACAACACTTTATTATGGGAATTGTTTGGTAACCAGAAGCTTATTAAGTGACCAATATCCATCTTCTTATTGCCAGAAAGTGGAGTCCTTAGCAGCTGTCAAGCCATCAATTAAAAGCCAGAAGAGGGAACCAGAGATGGAACTAGGCCAAATTATTGGTATTGTTGGAGGTGTTGTGGGAATTGCAGGGCTTATGGTTCTTCTCATTTGGTGCATCTTCAGAAAGTCTAAACTAGAAAAAGCAGACAGTAATTATAGCATAGGCATCTCTGCTCCAAATAATTTTTCCATCCGTGCATATTCAAGACCAAATATTAATGCAA GACGTCCTCCTCTACCAATGAGGCAACCTGTTCTTGGATTCCCACCATACTGCATTTTCTCAATAGAAGAAATTGAAGATGCTACAAACAACTTTGACCCATCAAATCTTATAGCAGAAGGATCACAGGAACag CTATATAAAGGTTGGCTCATAGATGGTTCAATGGTTATGGTCAATCGCAATAAACTAAAGCAGAAAAGTTTGCACAAAAACAGTATTCAGAGCTTGAAGGTATTACCCTATTTAAGGCACAGGCATTTGGTGAGTGTTCTAGGACACTGTGTCATTACTCATCATGACCATCCCCAAATGATAAGCACAATATTCATTGTATTCGAACATGTCTCAAACGTGTCCTTGAGGGATTACCTTGCAg ATAGGAGAAAAAGGGAAATGCTGAAATGGCCACAAAGAATGGCAATCAGCATAGGCATTGCAAGAGGAATCCAGTTCTTACACACTAGAGTTCATCCTGGCATATTTGGCAACAATATAAAGATTGAGAATATTCTGTTGGATGATTGCCTCAATGCAAAAGTTAGCGGATACAGCATTCCATGGCCATCCAAG AAAGGTCATGACAGCAAACTTTATGATCAAAGAGCACTCAATCAAATTGGCAG CATTAATGATGCAGAAAAGGAAGACATCTATCAGTTTGGTGTTATTCTACTTGAAGTTATCACTGGCAAACTAATTACATCTTCCAGTGAAGTAGAGGAGCTGAAGAATGAT CTTGAGAGAGGTTTAGCAGAAGCTTCATCACCATCTCTAAAGGGTGCAACACCATCACTAAAGGGTACATCACCGATACTAAAGGGCATGTCTGATTCTTCCCTCCGGGATACTTGTGTGCATGAATCATTGAAGACTACAGTTCAGATCACCATCAGTTGTCTCAGCAAGGTTTCAAGTAACCGCCCTTCAATAGAGGATATTCTCTGGAATTTGCAGTACTCCATGCAAGTTCAAGAGCCAAGGACCAGTGGTGTACATTTCTTTACAGATATGTAA
- the LOC100775220 gene encoding single-stranded DNA-binding protein WHY1, chloroplastic isoform X2 codes for MSQIQSITLKHLSLPTHTFVPSKFKIPLNRNFSLTPRFTFSSSLSVKCYHPNLVQPKPFPPLPQRPPFAELPQQRVYVGYSVYTKKGMLTVIPRPPEFESKSSGAFKVSKEGYVVLQFAPSVGADEPIYDWNHKQTFSLSVSEMGTLIILGARDSWEFSHETVKLKSKIDVRKVLKVEPLLDATGHLFSLRVLKKPANMEGIQKSIFLPVTRADLEVLRSLFNYIMPYLLGWNAFGNSIKPEVYSQVNSTNPRYGADNEWNR; via the exons ATGTCGCAGATTCAGTCCATTACCTTGAAGCACCTCTCACTACCAACCCACACTTTCGTTCCTTCAAAGTTCAAAATTCCTTTGAACCGCAATTTTTCTTTAACACCCAGATTCACATTCTCTTCATCACTCTCTGTCAAATGCTACCACCCCAACCTCGTTCAACCCAAGCCATTCCCTCCACTGCCACAACGCCCTCCAT TTGCAGAATTGCCGCAGCAAAGGGTGTACGTGGGTTACTCCGTTTACACGAAGAAGGGCATGCTCACCGTGATTCCTAGACCTCCGGAATTTGAATCGAAAAGT TCTGGGGCGTTCAAAGTGTCCAAGGAAGGTTATGTTGTGCTCCAGTTTGCTCCCTCAGTTGGTGCTGATGAGCCCATATATGATTGGAACCACAAGCAG ACATTCTCACTATCAGTGAGTGAAATGGGAACTCTAATTATCCTTGGTGCAAGGGATTCTTGGGAATTTTCTCATGAGACTGTTAAGTTGAAAAG CAAAATTGATGTTAGAAAAGTTTTGAAGGTGGAGCCACTTCTGGATGCTACTGGCCACTTATTTAGCTTAA GGGTTCTGAAAAAGCCTGCGAACATGGAGGGAATTCAGAAAAGCATCTTTCTCCCTGTTACAAGGGCAGATCTAGAAGTTTTAAGGTCACTTTTCAAT TATATCATGCCATACCTTCTAGGTTGGAATGCCTTTGGAAACTCCATAAAGCCAGAGGTATATAGTCAAGTGAATAGTACTAACCCCAGATATGGAGCAGACAATGAATGGAACAGATAG
- the LOC100775220 gene encoding single-stranded DNA-binding protein WHY1, chloroplastic isoform X3: MDQILFTTVAELPQQRVYVGYSVYTKKGMLTVIPRPPEFESKSSGAFKVSKEGYVVLQFAPSVGADEPIYDWNHKQTFSLSVSEMGTLIILGARDSWEFSHETVKLKSSKIDVRKVLKVEPLLDATGHLFSLRVLKKPANMEGIQKSIFLPVTRADLEVLRSLFNYIMPYLLGWNAFGNSIKPEVYSQVNSTNPRYGADNEWNR, from the exons TTGCAGAATTGCCGCAGCAAAGGGTGTACGTGGGTTACTCCGTTTACACGAAGAAGGGCATGCTCACCGTGATTCCTAGACCTCCGGAATTTGAATCGAAAAGT TCTGGGGCGTTCAAAGTGTCCAAGGAAGGTTATGTTGTGCTCCAGTTTGCTCCCTCAGTTGGTGCTGATGAGCCCATATATGATTGGAACCACAAGCAG ACATTCTCACTATCAGTGAGTGAAATGGGAACTCTAATTATCCTTGGTGCAAGGGATTCTTGGGAATTTTCTCATGAGACTGTTAAGTTGAAAAG CAGCAAAATTGATGTTAGAAAAGTTTTGAAGGTGGAGCCACTTCTGGATGCTACTGGCCACTTATTTAGCTTAA GGGTTCTGAAAAAGCCTGCGAACATGGAGGGAATTCAGAAAAGCATCTTTCTCCCTGTTACAAGGGCAGATCTAGAAGTTTTAAGGTCACTTTTCAAT TATATCATGCCATACCTTCTAGGTTGGAATGCCTTTGGAAACTCCATAAAGCCAGAGGTATATAGTCAAGTGAATAGTACTAACCCCAGATATGGAGCAGACAATGAATGGAACAGATAG
- the LOC100775220 gene encoding single-stranded DNA-binding protein WHY1, chloroplastic isoform X1: MSQIQSITLKHLSLPTHTFVPSKFKIPLNRNFSLTPRFTFSSSLSVKCYHPNLVQPKPFPPLPQRPPFAELPQQRVYVGYSVYTKKGMLTVIPRPPEFESKSSGAFKVSKEGYVVLQFAPSVGADEPIYDWNHKQTFSLSVSEMGTLIILGARDSWEFSHETVKLKSSKIDVRKVLKVEPLLDATGHLFSLRVLKKPANMEGIQKSIFLPVTRADLEVLRSLFNYIMPYLLGWNAFGNSIKPEVYSQVNSTNPRYGADNEWNR, translated from the exons ATGTCGCAGATTCAGTCCATTACCTTGAAGCACCTCTCACTACCAACCCACACTTTCGTTCCTTCAAAGTTCAAAATTCCTTTGAACCGCAATTTTTCTTTAACACCCAGATTCACATTCTCTTCATCACTCTCTGTCAAATGCTACCACCCCAACCTCGTTCAACCCAAGCCATTCCCTCCACTGCCACAACGCCCTCCAT TTGCAGAATTGCCGCAGCAAAGGGTGTACGTGGGTTACTCCGTTTACACGAAGAAGGGCATGCTCACCGTGATTCCTAGACCTCCGGAATTTGAATCGAAAAGT TCTGGGGCGTTCAAAGTGTCCAAGGAAGGTTATGTTGTGCTCCAGTTTGCTCCCTCAGTTGGTGCTGATGAGCCCATATATGATTGGAACCACAAGCAG ACATTCTCACTATCAGTGAGTGAAATGGGAACTCTAATTATCCTTGGTGCAAGGGATTCTTGGGAATTTTCTCATGAGACTGTTAAGTTGAAAAG CAGCAAAATTGATGTTAGAAAAGTTTTGAAGGTGGAGCCACTTCTGGATGCTACTGGCCACTTATTTAGCTTAA GGGTTCTGAAAAAGCCTGCGAACATGGAGGGAATTCAGAAAAGCATCTTTCTCCCTGTTACAAGGGCAGATCTAGAAGTTTTAAGGTCACTTTTCAAT TATATCATGCCATACCTTCTAGGTTGGAATGCCTTTGGAAACTCCATAAAGCCAGAGGTATATAGTCAAGTGAATAGTACTAACCCCAGATATGGAGCAGACAATGAATGGAACAGATAG
- the LOC100775220 gene encoding single-stranded DNA-binding protein WHY1, chloroplastic isoform X4 yields the protein MSQIQSITLKHLSLPTHTFVPSKFKIPLNRNFSLTPRFTFSSSLSVKCYHPNLVQPKPFPPLPQRPPFAELPQQRVYVGYSVYTKKGMLTVIPRPPEFESKSSGAFKVSKEGYVVLQFAPSVGADEPIYDWNHKQTFSLSVSEMGTLIILGARDSWEFSHETVKLKSSKIDVRKVLKVEPLLDATGHLFSLRIQS from the exons ATGTCGCAGATTCAGTCCATTACCTTGAAGCACCTCTCACTACCAACCCACACTTTCGTTCCTTCAAAGTTCAAAATTCCTTTGAACCGCAATTTTTCTTTAACACCCAGATTCACATTCTCTTCATCACTCTCTGTCAAATGCTACCACCCCAACCTCGTTCAACCCAAGCCATTCCCTCCACTGCCACAACGCCCTCCAT TTGCAGAATTGCCGCAGCAAAGGGTGTACGTGGGTTACTCCGTTTACACGAAGAAGGGCATGCTCACCGTGATTCCTAGACCTCCGGAATTTGAATCGAAAAGT TCTGGGGCGTTCAAAGTGTCCAAGGAAGGTTATGTTGTGCTCCAGTTTGCTCCCTCAGTTGGTGCTGATGAGCCCATATATGATTGGAACCACAAGCAG ACATTCTCACTATCAGTGAGTGAAATGGGAACTCTAATTATCCTTGGTGCAAGGGATTCTTGGGAATTTTCTCATGAGACTGTTAAGTTGAAAAG CAGCAAAATTGATGTTAGAAAAGTTTTGAAGGTGGAGCCACTTCTGGATGCTACTGGCCACTTATTTAGCTTAA GGATTCAGAGTTAA
- the LOC100775220 gene encoding single-stranded DNA-binding protein WHY1, chloroplastic isoform X5 — protein sequence MSQIQSITLKHLSLPTHTFVPSKFKIPLNRNFSLTPRFTFSSSLSVKCYHPNLVQPKPFPPLPQRPPFAELPQQRVYVGYSVYTKKGMLTVIPRPPEFESKSSGAFKVSKEGYVVLQFAPSVGADEPIYDWNHKQTFSLSVSEMGTLIILGARDSWEFSHETVKLKSKIDVRKVLKVEPLLDATGHLFSLRIQS from the exons ATGTCGCAGATTCAGTCCATTACCTTGAAGCACCTCTCACTACCAACCCACACTTTCGTTCCTTCAAAGTTCAAAATTCCTTTGAACCGCAATTTTTCTTTAACACCCAGATTCACATTCTCTTCATCACTCTCTGTCAAATGCTACCACCCCAACCTCGTTCAACCCAAGCCATTCCCTCCACTGCCACAACGCCCTCCAT TTGCAGAATTGCCGCAGCAAAGGGTGTACGTGGGTTACTCCGTTTACACGAAGAAGGGCATGCTCACCGTGATTCCTAGACCTCCGGAATTTGAATCGAAAAGT TCTGGGGCGTTCAAAGTGTCCAAGGAAGGTTATGTTGTGCTCCAGTTTGCTCCCTCAGTTGGTGCTGATGAGCCCATATATGATTGGAACCACAAGCAG ACATTCTCACTATCAGTGAGTGAAATGGGAACTCTAATTATCCTTGGTGCAAGGGATTCTTGGGAATTTTCTCATGAGACTGTTAAGTTGAAAAG CAAAATTGATGTTAGAAAAGTTTTGAAGGTGGAGCCACTTCTGGATGCTACTGGCCACTTATTTAGCTTAA GGATTCAGAGTTAA
- the LOC100775220 gene encoding single-stranded DNA-binding protein WHY1, chloroplastic isoform X6: MDQILFTTVAELPQQRVYVGYSVYTKKGMLTVIPRPPEFESKSSGAFKVSKEGYVVLQFAPSVGADEPIYDWNHKQTFSLSVSEMGTLIILGARDSWEFSHETVKLKSSKIDVRKVLKVEPLLDATGHLFSLRIQS, from the exons TTGCAGAATTGCCGCAGCAAAGGGTGTACGTGGGTTACTCCGTTTACACGAAGAAGGGCATGCTCACCGTGATTCCTAGACCTCCGGAATTTGAATCGAAAAGT TCTGGGGCGTTCAAAGTGTCCAAGGAAGGTTATGTTGTGCTCCAGTTTGCTCCCTCAGTTGGTGCTGATGAGCCCATATATGATTGGAACCACAAGCAG ACATTCTCACTATCAGTGAGTGAAATGGGAACTCTAATTATCCTTGGTGCAAGGGATTCTTGGGAATTTTCTCATGAGACTGTTAAGTTGAAAAG CAGCAAAATTGATGTTAGAAAAGTTTTGAAGGTGGAGCCACTTCTGGATGCTACTGGCCACTTATTTAGCTTAA GGATTCAGAGTTAA